The genomic stretch TTACTATTAACAACATGGAAATAATTTTGATTCGAGTCTCAAATATGCTGCAACACTCGTGTCCACGGAACAGCAATGGAGCGAGTGGGTACGCACGCACGACGTCGGGCAGGTCGGCGCGCAGCGTGGGCTCGCCGCCCGTGAGCCGCACCTTGCGCACGCCCAGCGCCGCGAACACGCGCGCCAGCCGCAGCAGCTCGCCGCGCGACAGCAGCGCGGAGCGCGCGCTCAGCGGCACGCCCGCGGCCGGCATGCAGTACTGGCCTgcggccattttttttttttttaatttatctagcttatttttatggtttaattttatttttataattcttttaatagccccgggaaGAAGATTGGGCAACTGCCACTAATTTCTTCGCGGGGTGCGttgcttaataaataaataatacaaggcTGGCACTGACGCATGTTTATAACGCAAATAGTAGCTGGAAGCATACACTTACATCGCAAATTGCAGCGCTCAGTGAGCGAGATGCGCAGGTAGTCGTGCCGGCGGCCGTGCAGGTCCACCAGCGGCGCCAGCGCGGGCTCGGCGGCGGGCTCGGCGGCCGCGGCCGGCCCCTGCGGCACGGCGCGCAACGTTTTATAttccaaataaaatacaagAAGCAGCTTGGAGATCGACACTAAATCTAGCGATGATTAACAGGATTCCGATTCCGATTTCGCCACTGAGGTTAGCAtggtttactatttattataaaaactttttacacatatctttactttatatatttttgggtGCCTTTTTTctcaatataaatttacttacaAATTTCCTTTACTTATTACTActtagtaaatttaaatatttgatgaaCAGATACTACATTTTTCTACCACTCTCTgcatttgtcatttttttaataactatattaaACTCCTTGCGTTGACAGGGACTATAACACTACCAAAAAAATAGTGAAATAACAGTAAAACCTGATGACATCCTGAACCTGACCTGACATCacaatgatgataatttttgatgattttgtcTAAGACTTATTTAACATTTTCTGCAGATTCACCTGTTTGTAAACACATTTgcaaaatcaaattttttagCTCTACTGTAGATCAATCTTTTTGTACTACGTATATATGCTGATAAAGCAGCTTGAggtattattacatttaaaaactaCTCCTGAAGAGGGCAGTGGTCCTGAATGTGTATAGGAGgctaaataagaaaataacttACTTTGACGGGAAAGATAATATACAATTGTTAATTTTACAAGAtatgtgttttttaaatattacaggaATCCTGTTTTGCAGTGCAAAGCATTCAATCTGGAAATGTAGAATAGATCCTTCATGCAAGCTCTTGATGTTTCAACAAGCGTAGAGACACATTTCATCACGTTTATAACATGACTATTGTTCACATTAGTCTGTTTCAGTCTGTTAAATGTACTTTACTAAAAATAAGTTGCCCAAactattgataatattattaaacctaAGAAGGCAAACAGTTACGGTATCAATAAAACAATGTTAACAGTGAAATGATTAAACATAAAATGCTGCAAGTCAAAAGAATTGTACTTACATTAGTATGTGTACGCCTGCCCGGGCTCACCAGGCTGTTCCACGGGAGCCCCTTGTGCCGGAAACTAGTTTCACGCAACAAATGCTTCAGACTGTTGCAGTAAGACATCCTGTGGCCTTCCTCCGCAAGTAAATAGAAAGATAATGAGGCTTGAATATGTAAATTGCAGCACGTAGGCAGGTACCGACTCAGTTCGACGATTATATTATACAGAATATTTCGCGttcaaatttttaatgaatgtcgTGTGCAAAGTATCTACATACTTACTGATCGTTATTGAAAAATTAACCTGCGGTAGCGACTACTTCAGTAGTTTATTATTTGCACAGTAGTTTCACTTTACTTTATGCGAATATTTATGtgcaatattattaatacgaTTCGGCTCGGTAGTACGTGGCTCTATAATAACCTACGCTTATGGTAGTTCCAGTGTTCTGTTGCAATAAATTACGTTGTGTAAAcattagcaaaataaaaaactttacatGAATGTTGAAAAAGTTGTTGCCAATATAACTACTGCTAATGACACTGACAGTAAAGTCCAAAGAGTATACTTACCTAAAAATTAATGAAGGTACCTGTGacatttttttgctttattcttcgccttattatatttttgacatttgtaattttatgaCATTTCAGTTAGGTATAAAGTGGGTATAACGAACTTTATTATTCACTAGCGTTCCctcgcgacttcttccgcgtatGAGTCATGAGTCAACCTTGAAAGATAGTTATAGATCATGCGAACTGTTTTTTAGAACTGTTAAGAGGAACTATTCCGccatacttactacatacttatGGTAAGaaaagacccgtgctctttagtgggcctctaatgggttgatatgatgtcgatgatgatattgataacTGTAGACATTACAGAGTATTTTACATAGTAGTCCTGTTTACTactagttataatattatggtacCTACCTGCTTTGTCTAATTTATGTTAGACGTGCACTTGGCACGCccgttaagttttttaatatttttagttcaaaaaattaattgaaattattactaatattaccaGTCGTGTATGTAAAATTCAATCAGAAAATATCGAATTTCagtattgtataataaataataatctgatCGTACATCGTGGCCATGCAAATATCGATTCCAAGTTCAATGCAAAGAACAATCGATAATGAAATAGGTTTAAATTAACGAATAAACAAAACCTCATCCCTACTGTAAGCTGTCAAAATCACAGACCAAACGCAGATAAATAAACACtagtaaaaactttaaaaagtgaACTTAATATGCATACCTATTATAGGTATCATCATTTATCCGTATCCAGTAAATAACTGGTCACCTGGTGTGTGTAAATGTACGAACTAATGATAAGTAAAACGAAGTAAACTTTATAGCAAATagcaacaaattaaattaatcaaaatgaAGGAAGGATGTTAAACTTTAGCAAAAGTTACTAGCTATGCAAAAGCGGTAAATAAAATTGACAGAAGTAAATGATGGCACTGTTTCCAGCCTATTCATtgtctaaaaaaaatgttgaagatGTTCCGGAAGATCCACGTAAGTTTCCTTTATTATTCCGGGTTTGGTTCGTGCCGGGCTGGTCGCGCTCACGGGTGGTGTGTTACAGCGATGTGGCCGGCGCACGCGGAGCCGCCCGAGCGCACGGAAGCGCAGCTGCTGGCCAGCGACAGCGACGAGGGCGAGCAGCCCGCGCCGCGGCGCGCCAGTCCGCCCGCCGAGAGCGCCGCCTTCTACCGCGACTGCCGGCGGGACCGCGGCAACCTGCGCGTGTCCACGCTCTACTACCCCGGCCGCCCAGAGTGAGGCGCCGGCACTGTACTAGTCTTAAGCCCGGAATACACATGCTACAATGAAAGCGTGCTTGTTTGCTACTCCTTGTATTAAGGCACAGACCTCAGAAGCATACGTATTATGAGCATACTTCTTTCTAGCACAGCTGAGATATACATGCTcattatttgtaatatatttcttttacttttgTTAGTTCGGCCTGATAAAtgcaaaatatcaaataatagcttgtaacagtccacagctggacttaaggcctctcccaatgggagcGTCTGCCCTTATTCACTCTGCTGGGCCAGTCGGTTGGTGATCCTAGTAGATGTATAGGTAGCACGGAGGATGCTGCTTCccattctccattatattccctcagtTGCCTCATACAACACGGGAAGAAAAGGTGACAACTGTGTCCTAATCAACTGTCAACCGCGTAATGTGTAATAAATGGATTTATTTGTGTTTCAACACATGTTTCACTTTGGTTTGCATTATCTCTCAAACTTTTGTTTTTCACGCACATTCTATAAACATGCATAAGTAGCATGCTTGCATAGTTCATGTTCAGATTTGGTTTCATCTGCTACTATGTACCATGTGCATTCCAGGCTTTATTTGGATAGTGTAGTTTGTCTGTTTGCAACTTTGTGGTGTTTCGAGCGCAGGTCTTTAAGGTGATTAGATTATTTTAGTATCATGAGAGGTGACAACAGCGTAAAGTCCAGTACAATACAATAGCATTAAGTCCATTAAATCATCTTTAGGTTTGGCCGAGTGTCTAGGAGTCATGCCGAAAGATATTCTCGGTTTCTATGCAACATTGTATTGGAACACTTAAACAttaatcatttttgttttgaaaaatgtGTTTAGCCAGGTTTAtagatttatgtttatattttctaaaaccTTTTTGTTCCCCAGCTTTAATTCCATTTAGCTCTAAGTAATTGTCCCCGTTGAAGTCATATACAATGGGACCCTTGTTTAATATGACCCTTTTTCTTCAAATCCCACCGTCAACATTAGCCTCGCCTGCGTCTCAGGTACTCTCGCGCCCGCGCGGTGCGAGCGCCCAAGCGGCCGCGCGCCGCGCGCTACTACGCGAGCCGCGCGCCCGACGCGCCCGATGCGCCCGCGCGGCACGAGCGCGTGGCGGCCTTCCGCCGGCTGCTGGCCGCCGCGCCCGGCGACGCGGCGCTGTGGGAGCGCTTCGTGGACTTCCAGGAGGCCTGCGGCGGCGCCGACGCCGCGCTCGCGGCCGCCGACGAGGCCGCCGCCCGCCTGCCGCGCGCGCCCGGCCCGCGCGCGCGGCTGCTGACCGCGTTGCGCCGCGCGCTGCCGCCGCACGCCGCGCTGGCCCGCCTGCGCGCGCTGCTGGCCGCCGAGCGGGAGCCGCGCGCGCGCGTGCCGCTGTGGCTGGCGCTGCTCGACGCGCTGGCCGCCGCGCCCGGCGCCGACGCGGCGCAGCTGGACGCCGCCGCGGCCGCCGCGCTGGCCGACGCGCGCGCGCTGCCCGCCGCCTACCCGCGCCTGCTGTACGCCTTCGGCCGCCTGCTGCGCGCCGCCGGCCTGAGCGAGCGCCTCGTGCTGCTGGTGGAGCTGGTGGTGGCCATGAACttcgcgcccgccgcgcccttcccgcccgcgccgcccgcgccgccggACGAGCGCGCGGCCGAGCTGCTGCTGCAGCGGCGCGAGGACGCGGTGCTGGCCAGCGGCCTGCCGCTGGGCGCCGTGTGGGTGCGCGTGGAGCGGCTGCGCGCCGAGGCGCACTGGCGCGCCCCGGTCGGGGCCGCCGGCGCCGACCCGCAGCGCACGCCGCTGCCGCACGACGTGGCCGACCTGCTGCTGCCGGTCGCGGCGCCCGCCGAGCTGCTGCGCCTGGCCGTGCGCCTGCTGCTGCTGGCCAAGGTGCCGCTGCTGCCGGCCGGCGAGGCGGCGGCGCGCtgggcgggcggcgcggcggacGACGCCTCGGCGCTGCTGCCGCTgctggcggcggcggcggcgctgCCGGCGGCGCACCGCGCGCACGTGGCGCCGGAGGAGGCGCGGCGCGCGCTGCGGCTGCTGCAGGACCCGCCGCACTACTTCAGCGCGGCGGCGGGCTACCTGCGCTGGGTGGAGGCGCTGTGGGACGCGCTGGGCGCGCGgctgggcggcgcggcgcggctgGCGCTGCTGTGCTGGCGCTTGCGCTGGCTGGGCGCGCTGGCGCGGCTGGGCGCGCGCGAGGAGGCGGCGCGGCTGCGCGCGTGCGCGCGGGCGCTGTTGCGCGCGGAGCGGCACCCGCTGGCCTTCGCGGAGTTCGCGCGGCTGGAGTGCGCGGCGGCGGGGCgggcgcgcggcgcggcggcgggcgcgggcgcgctGCGCGGCGCGCTGCAGCGGTCGCTGGCGGCGCCGCACTGCCTGTACGCGGCGCGCGCGGTGGCGGAGGCGAGCGCGGCGGGCGCGCAGCTGAGCGCGGCGGGGCGCAGCGCGCTGGTGAGCGCGGCGCTGGGCCGCGCGGTCGAGGAGCCCGACTCCGCGCAGCTGGCGGCCGCGCTGCGACGGGTGAGTGGCCGCGACTGTTTAATATATTTCAACGGGGCGCCACGACTCACTTCTAAAAAGTAAAGTTAACAGCACCGGACGTAGGATCGATCCCTGGAGTGCTCCAGCCATATATGATATAGAAAATTCTTTTTAAATGAAGATAACAAATTCAAGATTTTTACCGATGAAGCATATTGTTGTAACTTACTTAAGAGTGTGATCACCCAAATCGAAAGCTTTCGAGAAATCTGTATATGGTCCATCTATTTGCactatgattattttaattttgaatttgaacgttATTAAGAATCTCTTGCAAAActatgtttgtctgtttgtccttccAAAGATCAAACGGCGTTAAACTAGCTTAGTTAACAACTTGatctttggcatagagttagtcaGAAGGTCCATCCTTCCAGAGTAACATAGTAACATAGTAACATAGACAACTTTTTATACGAGAAAACTAAACGGTTCCCATGAGTAAAGACAACATGGAAATCATAATCTTATTATATCAATTTGGTCAATGGTATGATCGATTGTcctcatttattaaattaacgcATTCAAAAGGCCTATACTAATTATTAGTAAAGAAGCTTCATAGCGCGATGCACTATTGAataaaacagcgccatctatcgcattactttaaaattaacttgTTCAACCTTTAACATACCGCCCACCATGGACACAATGTCCGTAACTAATACAAGATTGCATCacataaagaattaaaaaatagctGATACGTGGACTGTAAATTTGAAGTTGTTATGTCTTctcatatttatttgtttatttatgtaaaggcatggatgcaagtaatgcatccatgcctttacataataagaaacagttataattattacaaacacGATTTCCGGATTCTAATTactgttagtagaaatatatattagatatCAGAATATGGCATCCATAACTTTGCACTTGATTTGATTGCCTCTTACCTCAGTGACAGAACCTAAAAGGTATGCATAAAAGTCGCAGGTTTCGCCTGTCTTAATGGTCCACAGGGCTCAATTTTGGatccctttctatttttagtgtatatatttttttttttttgtatccagtataggtataataaataataaaataaataaatatactacgacaatacacatatcgccacctagccccaaagtaagcgtagcttgtgttatgggtactaagatgactgatgaatatttttatgaataatatacataaatactttaaaatatatatataaacacccagacactgaaaaacattcatgctcatcacacaaacattttccagttgtgggaatcgaacccacggccttggatccagaaagcagggtcgctgcaaactgcgccaatcggccgtcgaaattattattgatttaacaCACCATGTCGGTAACACTtctgacattgtactgtttgaaGATGATACATcactcatttttaagactgatagaaataGAGACAATTCTGACGATGTAaaccgtgctatgtcgcatgtgtctcACTGGTTTACTgccaataacttacttttatatgCTAAAACAcaaagtgtgtggaatttatattataaatgtgaggaagattgataaaaatataatgattaacgaataaacgattaaaatggagaattccacagtttttctagggGTGACCTTGGATTAcaagcttcagtggggtgcccatatagagaCATTAGCGGGTAAACTAGCGTGTTATCATATGGGATCTTGCTATGGGGCAAAGCAGCTGACATAGACACTatatttatagtacaaaaaagaATCTAAAGAATGTATATACTTCCTGTGTAGATTTATCGCAAATATTTTCCCTCTTATACCcgaattgtatattttttgcaacAATAAGTTATGTGAGAAGTCGTTGTCGGCGGCCTTTGTCATATCTAATAGAAGTCATTCACATTTtttagcattttaaaatattttttatgatgtgCAAACTATCGGTCGACGTATTTACTAGTATTCTAATAAGCAGGATGTTTTGGACAGATAATTCGATTTCTCAAAACTCCATAACGTATTCTGTAGAAAGGCTGTTAATATCTGTTCTTTGTAAGTAGTCTATCCCATG from Pararge aegeria chromosome 15, ilParAegt1.1, whole genome shotgun sequence encodes the following:
- the LOC120630170 gene encoding uncharacterized protein LOC120630170 encodes the protein MMALFPAYSLSKKNVEDVPEDPPMWPAHAEPPERTEAQLLASDSDEGEQPAPRRASPPAESAAFYRDCRRDRGNLRVSTLYYPGRPEYSRARAVRAPKRPRAARYYASRAPDAPDAPARHERVAAFRRLLAAAPGDAALWERFVDFQEACGGADAALAAADEAAARLPRAPGPRARLLTALRRALPPHAALARLRALLAAEREPRARVPLWLALLDALAAAPGADAAQLDAAAAAALADARALPAAYPRLLYAFGRLLRAAGLSERLVLLVELVVAMNFAPAAPFPPAPPAPPDERAAELLLQRREDAVLASGLPLGAVWVRVERLRAEAHWRAPVGAAGADPQRTPLPHDVADLLLPVAAPAELLRLAVRLLLLAKVPLLPAGEAAARWAGGAADDASALLPLLAAAAALPAAHRAHVAPEEARRALRLLQDPPHYFSAAAGYLRWVEALWDALGARLGGAARLALLCWRLRWLGALARLGAREEAARLRACARALLRAERHPLAFAEFARLECAAAGRARGAAAGAGALRGALQRSLAAPHCLYAARAVAEASAAGAQLSAAGRSALVSAALGRAVEEPDSAQLAAALRRCEEQCDALEAAYEAADAADSADGVDADADPAEEDAELLLLPGDAEWARARALLAPPLRRQQLLRRLLARAPGGAARGGAALRYWEAGGEALAAAAAREGRAGAVARDLLPLFPHNAQLALGEWLARSAELLISLRAFRKKHFRIIEAVYVLVDKDIKKPEFQKCAGAPLWAWSGAGGAAARLRALAPRGDAAALAALLPALARALRSDFAPPDAERLVRLARRAGGAGALPWLLRLEAEARAPRPRLPHALYAALDAVPYAKWLYVRGAAWCGAEAAALADALLERQLRLHALPDELRPLAPPGAAELPAPPTDGAGDDGDGAGDGGAPAE